The genomic DNA ATAACAACAGAATATTAGAGTCATAGTCGGTGGATTGATTTGTTGATACaaatttgtttgtttttttgtgttcTATTTTTTCTGTTAAGggtttatatttatttttttattagcGACTTTTCAAACCCCAAAGTTAGGAGCAGGAGGGAAACGAGTGACGAGCAATTGTGGAAAACGCGTATTGCCagtggtttttttgttggGTACTCACAATGAATTCGAATTCGGTCACTCCAGCTCCTAATATGAGTCCACTACGGCATCACCACGGCCATGGCCACAGCCATGGTcacagcaccagcaacagcagccagaaTCAGTCCCACAGTATGGCATCGAATCATGATCTGGCGGCTCCAGTACCATTTAGAAAAACCTTGAGGAGGTCAACTCGATTGTTGAATTTAGAACAGGCAGCGGGAAGAAGAGATTCGGATGGGGATATGATTGATGTCGACGACGATGTCAGTATTGATATTGGCGGATTGAGTGGTCTAGGACTCAGTGGACTGGCCAATGACGGTGACAGTGATATGAATACTACGAATGCAAATGATAATAGTGGTAGTAATGGCCAACTTGGTATTAATGGACTTGATATTGGTAGTTCTGGCCACCACAGCATGGTCTCTGGTCGAACTGTTGGACCAGCTAGTTCTTCAAGTGATAGTGGTAGTCTTGTggcttcttcgtcgtcatttTCTCTGAAAAGACCACATCCATCATCTAGTGATATGAGAAGTCCAAGCTCAAGTTTCCCCAAACCGCGTTTTTTGTCAAGAAATGCGTTTGACAGCGAATCTAACCATAGCCATGGTCATAAGAGCATTGGTCCAACCATATCTGGATCAGCATCTACACCTActccatcttcatcaaatgGCGGAAGTAGTAATTCTTCACAATTTCTTCCATCTCTTTGGTCCAGCAGTTTAAAACGAAGAGATTCGTTTGACCAGCTATTTGCACCATCATCGCCATTCGCCATCAATGGCCAAAGCACCCCATCTCATAGCAACAGCCACAGCGGTAACAGCACCACTACGACTTCTAACAATATTAATCCTGGTAACAATGCAAACACCAGTTTTAATTTCCAAACCAATAACCCATATACAACATCTCCATCACCATCGCCAATACCGGCATCCAAATCACATCATATCCACATTCAACATCAAGCATCTGCATCGTCAACGGCGTCTCAACATCATAATCCATTAGAACCAACAACACATCATTCTCCACATTCTCCACATTCTCCACATCATTCACCGCATCACTCACCACATCGATCTCCACATCATCTACCACTACCACGACCGCCATTGCCACGACATGCACCTCCACAAATGCATCGacccaaaccaaaattCAACCCCTCTGTAACTGCAGAGTTTTCTGATTATCATACCCACACTCCAGAAAACTACCGGTCGGTCAAACCCCTCCAAACAGCATTTATGAGCACTGGTCTTTTATCCAAACGCAATCGTATGAACAACTCCAACTCACAAGCTGACGGGTTGAGAATGCCTCCTGATACGCCCTGTAAACGACCGTCCAACATGTCACTTCCATTAATAAACCACCACAACACGTCGATGTTCGGCTCGGCTCCTACAGCATATTCTCCACACGTATCGAATATTGGAGGAGGGTTTGGTACTACGAGTAGTGGTCGTCGACGAAGTAACTTGGGTCTACACGATTCATTGTTGCGATTCTCGGTGGATTTTGGTAATACTTCAACTCAAGTAGCAGAAGCTGATAGTCCGATGCACGATCACGACGATATGATTGACCATCAACCACCAGAGACGCCGACTAAAGAGACCAGTGGCCACGATATGAGCAGTTTCCTGAGCAGTCATCTTGCCAAATATTCAGGTGATACGTCTGTCTCATCAACAGTGTCAACTTCACTAACAGCTGGTGATACAAGTGGAACAATCGAAACTGCCAACACCACAGTAGATCTTTCTGGTTCGCATCCAAACCTGACATTTTCGGCATATTCACTAGCAGACCGTGGAAATCACGGCAACTCGTTCAGTAGCTATCCAACCCCATTACCAATGAACATCCCTAACCGAGCCCAGTCACAAGCTGGCAGTACAGGAAGTGAACTTGGTAGCGGTGGAGCTAGTAGCGGGTCTGACAAGGTGATATCCACGACACCTCAGTCACGAAACTCGCGATGGACCGATGGTTCTTCCAGCGAAGACACCTTATCATCACCCAGGACACCAGATGTGATCATGCATTCCGACCCGAGTACCATTATTGGCGGtagcaccaacaacagcacctCGACTGTGACCACAACATCCGGTCACACGTCAATACCCATGATTCGAcgcaccaccagcaccacgAGTCTAATCCAAGAACCTCCACGAACTCCAGCCAAAACTCCCAAAACGCCAATTGACCCGCTCATGAACTCGAGTAATTTCATTTCTCTCCGCAAGTCATcagttgatgttgatgaccCGGTGCTCAATGAACGATTTGATCGAGTGTCGCTGATCGGACGTGGCGAGTTCTCGATTGTATACTCGCTGTCGATTCGCGGTGATGACAGTCCTACCGACCCAACTTCACCTGCCATACCCCACACACTGGCGCACGACAACCGGTACGCGGTCAAAAGAACGCGATTCCCCTTCATGGGACCCAAAGCACGTAGTCGCCGACTCGAAGAAGTCGAAATCCTGCGAGCTTTGACCGCCCCATCACGCCACAGCCACCCTGACGACGAGCACGACCCAGCCGATGACGGTCGCGACTACGTGCTCATGCTCCTCGACGCGTGGGAAGCCAACGGCTACCTCTACATCATGACGGAATTCTGCGAAAACGGCAGTCTCGATACCTTCCTCAGCGAGCGAGGCAACATCTCGCGGCTCGACGAATGGAGGGTCTGGAAAATCCTTCTCGAAATCGCTCTGGTAAGTTCACTCTCCACACAcacgtgcctccggcggctggggctccgccccagaccctggttgctcctctcgcttcgctcgagtcgttgcgtcgacggtcccggtctcctgcgaagcaggagcagccagggtctggggcggagccccagccgccggaggcagaccaccGGAAAAAGTTCTAACAGTGTAGGGATTGCATTATATCCACGGTCGTGGGTTTTTGCATTTGGATATTAAACCGGCCAATATTCTGATTACTTTTGAAGGAATGCTGAAGATTGGCGATTTCGGCATGGCCACGGCGTATCCGGCCGTTAAGGGGATTGAGCGGGAAGGTGATCGCGAGTACATTGCGCCGGAAGTGCTGTCGTCGCAGCAGTATGATAAGCCAGCTGATGTGTTTTCGCTGGGAATTATGATGCTGGAGATTGCCGCTAATATTGTGCTTCCGGATAACGGTATTCACTGGCAGAAACTGAGGTCTGGTGACTTAACAGACGCTGGTCGACTGAGTTCGGGCGATTTGCGTCGTGCGAATGAGTATGGagacgatgaggatgacgaatgtgatgatgataattgCGATGATGATAGCGAGCATGTGAGACTGAGTTTGGATAACGATTCTAGGACAAGTCTTGAAGATGAGACCACGTCTCCGAGAATGCCTCCTTCACAGTTCAGCGATATTCACATGTCATCTCATAACAGCGGTGCCAGTAATCGTAAAGTACCTCGTAGACTGTCTGCGATTCCTCCGTGGGCACCAAAATTCATGGTTGACAAATCTGGTGCTTTAGACGTCATGGTCAAGTGGCTGTTGAACCCAGATCCTCATAGTAGGCCGACTACTCACGAAATTCTTATATCTGAAGAATGCCAGTGGGTCGAAGCACATAGAAGAGCCGGTGCTGTCATTTACGAGGGCGACTACGGTCCAGAACCCGATCCAGTGGGTTCTGCTGAGGACCATGCTAGACAAATGCTGCGACCCGACCATACCCAGGACAACTGGCGACGAGGGGTTTAACTCGAGCCGTTATTTAAATGTCATCGCTACAGTCGTGCCCgtgatatatatttatttttatttacacACAAACCACTATCATGAGacatattttttatatatacttttgtgtgttgttgatgaaatttattatttattttgtttatatctGCTTTCGTTGTCTCTGGATCTCAGTTTAAGTTACAGTCATTGGCTGTAATCTTTAATGACTGTAACGTTCTTATTAGCTTCAAATCAGCTGCCAAATGTGTTCTGACTCGCCTACCTGGACTTCACATTGGACTCCCCTGAAACTTCCTCAACAGGCAATATGTGCTTATCAACGttttattcatttattaCCCATTACCTAATATAGGCATATACCAGCGATACCATTACACAATCTAATTATCATTGTCATCAACAACTCCATTTATCTTCGGTGGAGTTAAATGAGCTATTAAGAAAAATTCTCACTTTTGGAGCTGGTAAACTTCTGAAATGCAGAAAAGATCAACGCCGAATAACTACTAGACTTTAATCCAACTGTGCGTTACCTCTAGTCAGTAACCAGATCTTGGGTGACACATTTAGTATCTGATTCAAAATAGTTCTGAAAGAAATGATTATAAAAGCTTGTCAGTTTGCCATGTAACTCTCTCCTTACCTCTTCTAATAGCGGATATTGTTGTTATATGTGATACACTCTTTAGCTGTCAGGACCAGGAC from Sugiyamaella lignohabitans strain CBS 10342 chromosome D, complete sequence includes the following:
- the SWE1 gene encoding tyrosine protein kinase SWE1, with the protein product MNSNSVTPAPNMSPLRHHHGHGHSHGHSTSNSSQNQSHSMASNHDLAAPVPFRKTLRRSTRLLNLEQAAGRRDSDGDMIDVDDDVSIDIGGLSGLGLSGLANDGDSDMNTTNANDNSGSNGQLGINGLDIGSSGHHSMVSGRTVGPASSSSDSGSLVASSSSFSLKRPHPSSSDMRSPSSSFPKPRFLSRNAFDSESNHSHGHKSIGPTISGSASTPTPSSSNGGSSNSSQFLPSLWSSSLKRRDSFDQLFAPSSPFAINGQSTPSHSNSHSGNSTTTTSNNINPGNNANTSFNFQTNNPYTTSPSPSPIPASKSHHIHIQHQASASSTASQHHNPLEPTTHHSPHSPHSPHHSPHHSPHRSPHHLPLPRPPLPRHAPPQMHRPKPKFNPSVTAEFSDYHTHTPENYRSVKPLQTAFMSTGLLSKRNRMNNSNSQADGLRMPPDTPCKRPSNMSLPLINHHNTSMFGSAPTAYSPHVSNIGGGFGTTSSGRRRSNLGLHDSLLRFSVDFGNTSTQVAEADSPMHDHDDMIDHQPPETPTKETSGHDMSSFLSSHLAKYSGDTSVSSTVSTSLTAGDTSGTIETANTTVDLSGSHPNLTFSAYSLADRGNHGNSFSSYPTPLPMNIPNRAQSQAGSTGSELGSGGASSGSDKVISTTPQSRNSRWTDGSSSEDTLSSPRTPDVIMHSDPSTIIGGSTNNSTSTVTTTSGHTSIPMIRRTTSTTSLIQEPPRTPAKTPKTPIDPLMNSSNFISLRKSSVDVDDPVLNERFDRVSLIGRGEFSIVYSLSIRGDDSPTDPTSPAIPHTLAHDNRYAVKRTRFPFMGPKARSRRLEEVEILRALTAPSRHSHPDDEHDPADDGRDYVLMLLDAWEANGYLYIMTEFCENGSLDTFLSERGNISRLDEWRVWKILLEIALVSSLSTHTCLRRLGLRPRPWLLLSLRSSRCVDGPGLLRSRSSQGLGRSPSRRRQTTGKSSNSVGIALYPRSWVFAFGY
- the SWE1 gene encoding tyrosine protein kinase SWE1; the protein is MLKIGDFGMATAYPAVKGIEREGDREYIAPEVLSSQQYDKPADVFSLGIMMLEIAANIVLPDNGIHWQKLRSGDLTDAGRLSSGDLRRANEYGDDEDDECDDDNCDDDSEHVRLSLDNDSRTSLEDETTSPRMPPSQFSDIHMSSHNSGASNRKVPRRLSAIPPWAPKFMVDKSGALDVMVKWLLNPDPHSRPTTHEILISEECQWVEAHRRAGAVIYEGDYGPEPDPVGSAEDHARQMLRPDHTQDNWRRGV